The following are encoded in a window of Lagenorhynchus albirostris chromosome 3, mLagAlb1.1, whole genome shotgun sequence genomic DNA:
- the ADAMTSL5 gene encoding ADAMTS-like protein 5 isoform X9, whose protein sequence is MGKLRRGEEEHLAPGHTGRDEKGGSERLRYCPKSHSQSGKSWGATPGLLAPPLLRPLLSPRPRPLQNLLLLLWTLLNCGLGGNAQGPGEWTPWGSWSRCSSSCGRGLSVRSRQCIRFPREELCRGDTHEYRLCQLPECPPGAMPFRDLQCALYNGHPVLGTQKTYQWVPFYGAPNQCDLNCLAEGHDFYHSFGRVLDGTPCSPGTQGLCVAGRCLRAGCDGLLGSDAREDRCGRCGGANDSCLFVQRVFRDAGAFAGYWNVTLIPEGARHIRAAHRSRNHLALMGGDGRYVFNGNWAVSPPGTYEAAGTHVVYTRVTGSEETLRAAGPTSEDLLLQVLLQEPNPGVEFEFWLPRERYGPFQAQAQAQGWSLRQPQPREVDPQSPESPAAPTVIPPRTPGPTPDPCPPCPDTRGRAHRLLHYCGSDFVFRARVLGRVRQAQETRYEVRVQLIYKNRSPLRALEYVWAPSRCPCPPLALHRDYLLAARRLISPDGTQDWLLLPHAGYARPWSPAEDSRVRLAARRCPL, encoded by the exons atggggaaactgaggcgggGGGAAGAGGAGCACCTGGCCCCCGGCCACACCGGAAG AGATGAgaagggaggctcagagaggttgagatactgtccaaaatcacacagccagtcaGGGAAGAGCTGGGGTGCAACCCCTGGCCTGCTGGCCCCCCCACTGCTGCGCCCCCTCCTGTCCCCCAGACCCCGCCCACTCCAGAATCTCCTGCTCCTGCTGTGGACCCTCCTGAACTGTGGTTTGGGGGGCAATGCTCAG ggtccgggtgagtggaCTCCATGGGGTTCCTGGAGCCGCTGTTCTAGCTCTTGCGGGCGAGGGCTCTCCGTGCGCAGCCGGCAATGCATCCG GTTTCCCAGGGAAGAGCTGTGCCGGGGGGACACCCACGAGTACCGCCTCTGCCAGCTGCCC GAATGTCCCCCAGGGGCCATGCCCTTCCGAGACCTCCAATGTGCCCTCTACAATGGCCACCCTGTCCTGGGCACCCAGAAGACCTACCAATGGGTGCCCTTCTATGGTG CACCCAACCAGTGCGACCTCAACTGCCTGGCGGAGGGGCACGACTTCTATCACAGCTTCGGCCGCGTGCTGGACGGTACCCCCTGCAGCCCGGGCACCCAGGGACTCTGCGTGGCTGGCCGCTGCCTC AGAGCCGGCTGTGACGGTTTGCTGGGTTCGGATGCCCGCGAAGACCGCTGCGGCCGCTGCGGCGGCGCCAACGACTCGTGCCTCTTCGTGCAGCGCGTGTTCCGGGATGCCG GTGCCTTCGCTGGGTACTGGAACGTGACCCTGATCCCTGAGGGCGCCAGGCACATCCGCGCCGCCCACCGGAGCCGGAACCACCTGG CGCTGATGGGGGGCGACGGGCGCTACGTGTTCAACGGGAACTGGGCGGTCAGCCCTCCCGGGACCTACGAGGCAGCGGGCACCCACGTGGTCTACACCCGCGTCACAGGGTCAGAGGAGACGCTGCGCGCCGCCGGGCCCACCTCCGAAGACCTGCTCCTGCAG GTCCTCCTGCAGGAGCCCAACCCCGGCGTTGAGTTCGAGTTCTGGCTCCCCCGGGAGCGCTATGGCCCCTTCCAGGCGCAGGCTCAGGCCCAGGGCTGGTCCCTGCGGCAGCCGCAGCCTCGGGAGGTAGATCCTCAGTCCCCTGAGTCTCCCGCTGCCCCCACTGTTATCCCCCCACggaccccaggccccaccccag acccctgcccaccctgccctgaCACCCGCGGTCGTGCCCACCGGCTGCTCCACTATTGCGGCAGCGACTTTG TGTTCCGGGCCCGCGTGCTGGGCCGCGTCCGGCAGGCCCAGGAGACCCGATATGAGGTGCGCGTGCAGCTCATCTACAAGAACCGCTCGCCACTGCGGGCCCTCGAGTATGTGTGGGCGCCGAGCCGCTGCCCCTGCCCACCGCTGGCCCTCCATCGGGACTACCTGCTGGCGGCCCGGCGCCTCATCAGCCCCGATGGCACTCAGGACTGGCTGCTGCTCCCCCATGCTGGCTACGCCCGGCCCTGGAGCCCCGCCGAGGACAGCCGCGTGCGCCTGGCCGCCAGACGCTGCCCCCTCTGA
- the ADAMTSL5 gene encoding ADAMTS-like protein 5 isoform X7: MLSRVRVSGLHGVPGAAVLALAGEGSPCAAGNASGFPGKSCAGGTPTSTASASCPFSGQPRGCPSLCSTDLCPQECPPGAMPFRDLQCALYNGHPVLGTQKTYQWVPFYGAPNQCDLNCLAEGHDFYHSFGRVLDGTPCSPGTQGLCVAGRCLRAGCDGLLGSDAREDRCGRCGGANDSCLFVQRVFRDAGAFAGYWNVTLIPEGARHIRAAHRSRNHLALMGGDGRYVFNGNWAVSPPGTYEAAGTHVVYTRVTGSEETLRAAGPTSEDLLLQVLLQEPNPGVEFEFWLPRERYGPFQAQAQAQGWSLRQPQPREVDPQSPESPAAPTVIPPRTPGPTPDPCPPCPDTRGRAHRLLHYCGSDFVFRARVLGRVRQAQETRYEVRVQLIYKNRSPLRALEYVWAPSRCPCPPLALHRDYLLAARRLISPDGTQDWLLLPHAGYARPWSPAEDSRVRLAARRCPL, translated from the exons ATGCTCAG tagggtccgggtgagtggaCTCCATGGGGTTCCTGGAGCCGCTGTTCTAGCTCTTGCGGGCGAGGGCTCTCCGTGCGCAGCCGGCAATGCATCCG GTTTCCCAGGGAAGAGCTGTGCCGGGGGGACACCCACGAGTACCGCCTCTGCCAGCTGCCC ATTCTCTGGGCAGCCCCGGGGCTGTCCCAGCCTCTGCTCCACCGATCTGTGTCCCCAGGAATGTCCCCCAGGGGCCATGCCCTTCCGAGACCTCCAATGTGCCCTCTACAATGGCCACCCTGTCCTGGGCACCCAGAAGACCTACCAATGGGTGCCCTTCTATGGTG CACCCAACCAGTGCGACCTCAACTGCCTGGCGGAGGGGCACGACTTCTATCACAGCTTCGGCCGCGTGCTGGACGGTACCCCCTGCAGCCCGGGCACCCAGGGACTCTGCGTGGCTGGCCGCTGCCTC AGAGCCGGCTGTGACGGTTTGCTGGGTTCGGATGCCCGCGAAGACCGCTGCGGCCGCTGCGGCGGCGCCAACGACTCGTGCCTCTTCGTGCAGCGCGTGTTCCGGGATGCCG GTGCCTTCGCTGGGTACTGGAACGTGACCCTGATCCCTGAGGGCGCCAGGCACATCCGCGCCGCCCACCGGAGCCGGAACCACCTGG CGCTGATGGGGGGCGACGGGCGCTACGTGTTCAACGGGAACTGGGCGGTCAGCCCTCCCGGGACCTACGAGGCAGCGGGCACCCACGTGGTCTACACCCGCGTCACAGGGTCAGAGGAGACGCTGCGCGCCGCCGGGCCCACCTCCGAAGACCTGCTCCTGCAG GTCCTCCTGCAGGAGCCCAACCCCGGCGTTGAGTTCGAGTTCTGGCTCCCCCGGGAGCGCTATGGCCCCTTCCAGGCGCAGGCTCAGGCCCAGGGCTGGTCCCTGCGGCAGCCGCAGCCTCGGGAGGTAGATCCTCAGTCCCCTGAGTCTCCCGCTGCCCCCACTGTTATCCCCCCACggaccccaggccccaccccag acccctgcccaccctgccctgaCACCCGCGGTCGTGCCCACCGGCTGCTCCACTATTGCGGCAGCGACTTTG TGTTCCGGGCCCGCGTGCTGGGCCGCGTCCGGCAGGCCCAGGAGACCCGATATGAGGTGCGCGTGCAGCTCATCTACAAGAACCGCTCGCCACTGCGGGCCCTCGAGTATGTGTGGGCGCCGAGCCGCTGCCCCTGCCCACCGCTGGCCCTCCATCGGGACTACCTGCTGGCGGCCCGGCGCCTCATCAGCCCCGATGGCACTCAGGACTGGCTGCTGCTCCCCCATGCTGGCTACGCCCGGCCCTGGAGCCCCGCCGAGGACAGCCGCGTGCGCCTGGCCGCCAGACGCTGCCCCCTCTGA
- the ADAMTSL5 gene encoding ADAMTS-like protein 5 isoform X8: MLRVRVSGLHGVPGAAVLALAGEGSPCAAGNASGFPGKSCAGGTPTSTASASCPFSGQPRGCPSLCSTDLCPQECPPGAMPFRDLQCALYNGHPVLGTQKTYQWVPFYGAPNQCDLNCLAEGHDFYHSFGRVLDGTPCSPGTQGLCVAGRCLRAGCDGLLGSDAREDRCGRCGGANDSCLFVQRVFRDAGAFAGYWNVTLIPEGARHIRAAHRSRNHLALMGGDGRYVFNGNWAVSPPGTYEAAGTHVVYTRVTGSEETLRAAGPTSEDLLLQVLLQEPNPGVEFEFWLPRERYGPFQAQAQAQGWSLRQPQPREVDPQSPESPAAPTVIPPRTPGPTPDPCPPCPDTRGRAHRLLHYCGSDFVFRARVLGRVRQAQETRYEVRVQLIYKNRSPLRALEYVWAPSRCPCPPLALHRDYLLAARRLISPDGTQDWLLLPHAGYARPWSPAEDSRVRLAARRCPL, encoded by the exons ATGCTCAG ggtccgggtgagtggaCTCCATGGGGTTCCTGGAGCCGCTGTTCTAGCTCTTGCGGGCGAGGGCTCTCCGTGCGCAGCCGGCAATGCATCCG GTTTCCCAGGGAAGAGCTGTGCCGGGGGGACACCCACGAGTACCGCCTCTGCCAGCTGCCC ATTCTCTGGGCAGCCCCGGGGCTGTCCCAGCCTCTGCTCCACCGATCTGTGTCCCCAGGAATGTCCCCCAGGGGCCATGCCCTTCCGAGACCTCCAATGTGCCCTCTACAATGGCCACCCTGTCCTGGGCACCCAGAAGACCTACCAATGGGTGCCCTTCTATGGTG CACCCAACCAGTGCGACCTCAACTGCCTGGCGGAGGGGCACGACTTCTATCACAGCTTCGGCCGCGTGCTGGACGGTACCCCCTGCAGCCCGGGCACCCAGGGACTCTGCGTGGCTGGCCGCTGCCTC AGAGCCGGCTGTGACGGTTTGCTGGGTTCGGATGCCCGCGAAGACCGCTGCGGCCGCTGCGGCGGCGCCAACGACTCGTGCCTCTTCGTGCAGCGCGTGTTCCGGGATGCCG GTGCCTTCGCTGGGTACTGGAACGTGACCCTGATCCCTGAGGGCGCCAGGCACATCCGCGCCGCCCACCGGAGCCGGAACCACCTGG CGCTGATGGGGGGCGACGGGCGCTACGTGTTCAACGGGAACTGGGCGGTCAGCCCTCCCGGGACCTACGAGGCAGCGGGCACCCACGTGGTCTACACCCGCGTCACAGGGTCAGAGGAGACGCTGCGCGCCGCCGGGCCCACCTCCGAAGACCTGCTCCTGCAG GTCCTCCTGCAGGAGCCCAACCCCGGCGTTGAGTTCGAGTTCTGGCTCCCCCGGGAGCGCTATGGCCCCTTCCAGGCGCAGGCTCAGGCCCAGGGCTGGTCCCTGCGGCAGCCGCAGCCTCGGGAGGTAGATCCTCAGTCCCCTGAGTCTCCCGCTGCCCCCACTGTTATCCCCCCACggaccccaggccccaccccag acccctgcccaccctgccctgaCACCCGCGGTCGTGCCCACCGGCTGCTCCACTATTGCGGCAGCGACTTTG TGTTCCGGGCCCGCGTGCTGGGCCGCGTCCGGCAGGCCCAGGAGACCCGATATGAGGTGCGCGTGCAGCTCATCTACAAGAACCGCTCGCCACTGCGGGCCCTCGAGTATGTGTGGGCGCCGAGCCGCTGCCCCTGCCCACCGCTGGCCCTCCATCGGGACTACCTGCTGGCGGCCCGGCGCCTCATCAGCCCCGATGGCACTCAGGACTGGCTGCTGCTCCCCCATGCTGGCTACGCCCGGCCCTGGAGCCCCGCCGAGGACAGCCGCGTGCGCCTGGCCGCCAGACGCTGCCCCCTCTGA